In a single window of the Dreissena polymorpha isolate Duluth1 chromosome 3, UMN_Dpol_1.0, whole genome shotgun sequence genome:
- the LOC127872383 gene encoding uncharacterized protein LOC127872383 — protein sequence MIVGAYFQRGNHWNLLVIEPKKKVLYFYNSLGETAFQQRHMLQNWKNFLGRTLNDNKNWRLEVPVHSKQTDGFNCGIYIVMFAEDHILGLPCIFEKKDVLNKRKEIAATLLLYEGIDTFECYK from the exons ATGATTGTTGGAGCTTACTTTCAAAGGGGTAACCACTGGAATCTCCTG GTTATTGAGCCGAAAAAGAAAGTACTGTACTTTTATAACTCTTTGGGAGAAACAGCCTTCCAACAAAGACACATGTTACAAAACTGGAA AAACTTTCTCGGACGAACCTTGAATGACAACAAAAACTGGAGGCTGGAAGTTCCAGTTCATTCAAAACAGACTGATGGTTTCAACTGTGGCATTTACATAGTGATG TTCGCAGAAGACCATATTTTGGGGTTGCCATGTATCTTTGAAAAGAAGGACGTGCTCAACAAAAGAAAAGAGATTGCAGCCACTCTTCTTTTATATGAAGGTATCGATACATTTGAATGTTACAAGTGA